From a region of the Nitrospira sp. genome:
- a CDS encoding DUF2127 domain-containing protein, whose amino-acid sequence MTTRFHQTGLAAIAVFKLVKGVLLVVVGLGLLKLMHAEIATLFSRLIEALHLNADSRIIHALVLKVDALQPHSVLMAGLVSLGYAAMLLLEGVGLWLERSWAAYLTVISTSLLLPFELYEVLDRVSVLRVGVLLLNLVIVLYLIVQLKQHTFQPEGQQSLGR is encoded by the coding sequence ATGACGACGCGCTTTCACCAGACCGGTCTCGCCGCGATCGCCGTGTTCAAGCTCGTGAAGGGCGTGCTGTTGGTCGTCGTTGGGTTGGGCTTATTGAAATTAATGCATGCGGAGATTGCGACGCTGTTCTCGCGTTTGATCGAAGCGCTGCATTTGAATGCCGACTCACGGATCATTCATGCGCTGGTGCTGAAAGTCGATGCGTTGCAGCCGCACAGCGTCCTCATGGCCGGACTTGTCAGTCTGGGTTATGCAGCGATGCTGTTGTTGGAAGGAGTCGGGCTGTGGCTGGAGCGCTCTTGGGCCGCGTATCTGACGGTCATCTCGACGAGTCTGCTGTTGCCGTTCGAGCTCTACGAAGTGCTCGACCGGGTGTCGGTGCTTCGCGTCGGTGTGCTGCTGCTGAATCTGGTCATCGTGCTCTATCTTATCGTCCAATTGAAACAGCATACTTTCCAACCGGAGGGTCAACAATCTCTAGGAAGGTGA
- a CDS encoding dicarboxylate/amino acid:cation symporter, which produces MEERDFQRVDEQTSVEPSTTTPSNGLIARWESIPLYARIVMALVLGVIAGLALGSEAAVLAVPGRLVLRLLGALAPALILAAIVHTFMTTHLGGPLAARLPRLLLLNTLVAITVGLTVANVIQPGHGAGITPPAPHEETAKAANPLATFLENVPKSLLGPLADDGKVIGVIFIAVAFGMALRKERHRPLGTVGHLVELFLESLIKILHWIIALVPFAVFGIVASIVGTEGFAPFKALGIFVLSVLLALAIQATYYLVRVRFGSWVSPGALLRGGRDALVMAFSTASSTATMPVTYAALKDRVGLREQSASMGALVGANFNNDGTALYEAMAALFIAQMIGMDLSVQQQLMVVLTSIIASVGAAGIPEAGLVTMTMVFTAVGLPVEYIPVLLTVDWFLDRCRTAINVMGDMNVSCLLDGKQRSETQFRSDAT; this is translated from the coding sequence ATGGAAGAAAGGGATTTCCAGCGAGTGGATGAACAGACCTCGGTAGAACCATCGACCACTACGCCGAGCAATGGCCTAATTGCGCGGTGGGAGAGCATTCCGCTCTATGCGCGCATTGTGATGGCCTTGGTGCTCGGCGTGATAGCGGGCCTGGCGCTGGGGAGCGAGGCGGCTGTTCTCGCGGTGCCCGGCAGGCTTGTCTTACGCCTGCTTGGCGCGCTCGCGCCGGCGCTGATTCTTGCGGCGATTGTGCACACGTTCATGACGACTCACCTCGGCGGTCCACTCGCGGCTCGCCTTCCCCGCTTGTTGTTACTGAATACGTTGGTCGCCATTACCGTTGGGCTGACAGTTGCCAACGTGATTCAACCCGGGCATGGGGCAGGTATTACGCCGCCGGCCCCGCATGAGGAAACCGCCAAGGCTGCCAATCCGCTGGCGACCTTCTTGGAGAACGTGCCCAAGAGTCTGCTCGGGCCGCTCGCCGACGACGGCAAGGTGATCGGGGTCATCTTCATTGCCGTGGCGTTTGGGATGGCCTTGCGCAAGGAACGCCACCGTCCCCTCGGCACGGTAGGGCACCTGGTTGAACTCTTCCTGGAATCGCTGATCAAGATTTTGCATTGGATCATCGCGCTCGTGCCGTTCGCCGTCTTCGGCATCGTGGCCAGCATCGTGGGAACGGAGGGCTTCGCGCCGTTCAAGGCGCTTGGCATCTTCGTGCTCAGCGTGTTGCTCGCGCTGGCGATCCAGGCGACGTATTACCTCGTTCGCGTACGCTTCGGGTCGTGGGTGTCTCCCGGGGCGTTGTTGCGCGGCGGCCGCGATGCGCTGGTCATGGCCTTTTCCACGGCCAGTTCGACGGCGACGATGCCGGTGACGTATGCCGCGCTCAAAGATCGCGTGGGATTACGCGAGCAGTCCGCCAGCATGGGCGCGCTGGTCGGCGCGAATTTCAACAACGACGGCACGGCGCTGTACGAGGCGATGGCGGCCCTCTTCATCGCGCAGATGATCGGGATGGATCTAAGCGTTCAGCAGCAGCTGATGGTCGTCCTCACGAGTATCATCGCTTCAGTAGGCGCCGCCGGCATCCCGGAAGCGGGGTTGGTGACCATGACCATGGTCTTTACTGCCGTCGGTCTCCCCGTGGAATACATTCCTGTGCTGCTGACAGTGGATTGGTTTCTCGATCGCTGTCGCACTGCGATCAATGTTATGGGAGATATGAACGTCAGCTGTCTCTTAGACGGCAAGCAGAGGAGCGAAACACAGTTCCGGTCTGACGCGACTTAA
- a CDS encoding lipocalin family protein, which produces MSLPSCSGAHPCEVTVRFCNQTSSRVNLWFIVVLLNGLLGGCAGIESEESLHTVPSVDLGRYAGTWYEIARLPMWFQRHCVDSKAVYTVRSDGRVGVHNECVTDGGRLDTAEGVATVVDTQTNARLMVVFDNWFARLFGSSREGNYWILDLDPEYRTALVGTPDRRYMWILARAPRIDDDNYRKLVQLARRFGYPVERLIRDQRPSPSS; this is translated from the coding sequence ATGTCTTTACCGAGTTGTTCCGGAGCACATCCTTGTGAGGTAACCGTGCGGTTCTGCAATCAGACGAGTTCACGCGTAAACCTCTGGTTCATTGTTGTGCTGCTGAACGGGTTGCTCGGCGGTTGCGCAGGAATTGAGTCGGAAGAAAGTCTCCACACGGTGCCTTCAGTCGATCTGGGTCGTTATGCCGGAACGTGGTATGAGATCGCGCGGTTACCGATGTGGTTCCAACGACATTGCGTGGATTCAAAAGCGGTCTACACGGTTCGATCGGATGGACGGGTTGGGGTGCACAACGAATGCGTCACCGACGGCGGCAGGCTGGACACGGCGGAGGGTGTAGCAACCGTGGTGGATACCCAGACGAATGCACGGCTCATGGTGGTATTCGACAACTGGTTTGCGCGGCTGTTTGGATCGTCCCGCGAGGGGAATTACTGGATTCTCGATCTCGATCCCGAGTATCGCACCGCGTTGGTGGGTACGCCTGATCGTCGATATATGTGGATTCTAGCCCGTGCGCCGAGAATCGACGACGACAACTACCGGAAGCTCGTGCAACTGGCGCGAAGGTTCGGCTATCCCGTCGAGCGTCTTATCCGTGACCAGCGCCCCAGCCCATCATCTTAA